A genome region from Streptomyces sp. NBC_01296 includes the following:
- a CDS encoding GTP-binding protein: MAYADDCDARPAAVLPATLKILVAGGFGAGKTTFVGAVSEIEPLCTEELLSGLSEGPDPLEGVEAKTSTTVALDFGRLTLDERHVLYLFGTPGQQRFWFLWEELCAGALGAVVLADTRRLDDCFPAVDFFERRGIGFIVAVNEFDEGHRYTAGEVREAVGLGPEVPVVRCDARLTSSGTGALAALVHHLLFTAATERSARPPISADWAD, translated from the coding sequence ATGGCCTACGCCGACGACTGTGACGCCCGCCCCGCCGCCGTCCTGCCCGCGACGCTGAAGATCCTGGTCGCGGGCGGGTTCGGGGCGGGCAAGACGACCTTCGTGGGCGCGGTGAGCGAGATCGAGCCGCTGTGCACGGAGGAGCTGCTCAGCGGGCTGAGCGAGGGCCCCGATCCGCTCGAAGGGGTCGAGGCGAAGACGTCGACGACCGTCGCGCTCGACTTCGGCCGGCTCACCCTGGACGAGCGGCACGTCCTGTACCTCTTCGGCACGCCGGGGCAGCAGCGCTTCTGGTTCCTGTGGGAGGAGCTGTGCGCGGGCGCGCTCGGCGCGGTGGTGCTCGCGGACACCCGCCGGCTCGACGACTGCTTCCCGGCCGTGGACTTCTTCGAGCGGCGCGGCATCGGCTTCATCGTCGCCGTCAACGAGTTCGACGAGGGCCACCGCTACACCGCCGGCGAGGTCCGCGAGGCGGTGGGGCTCGGGCCCGAAGTGCCGGTCGTACGGTGCGACGCGCGGCTGACGAGCTCCGGGACGGGGGCGCTGGCCGCGCTGGTCCACCACCTGCTCTTCACGGCGGCGACGGAGAGGTCGGCGAGGCCGCCGATTTCGGCGGACTGGGCGGACTAG